The sequence GCGGTAGCGCTGCGTATCCCCATAAGCAAAGAGCCGCCCTTGTAGCATCCGATCGGGGCTATAACCCACGCCCGGGATCACATGGGCGGGGTTGAAGGCGGATTGTTCCACTTCGGCAAAGTAGTTTTCAGGGTTTTTATTCAGCTCTAAAATCCCGACTTCAATGAGGGGGTAGTCCTTATGGCTCCACACCTTTGTAACATCAAAGGGGTGGAATTTGTAGTTTTTGGCATCGCTTTCTGGCATGATTTGCACACAAAAACGCCATTTGGGGAAGTCTTTATTTTCAATGGCTTCGAATAAATCCCTTTGGTGCGAATCCATGTCGTGCATGCGGATCTTTGCCGCCTCTTGGCTGGTTAAATTTTTAATCCCTTGTAAAGTTTTAAAGTGGAACTTCACCCAAAAGCGTTCATCTTTCTCGTTGATGAGGCTAAAGGTGTGGCTGCCATAGCCGTTCATGTGGCGGTAACTCCTAGGAATCCCCCGATCGCTCATTAGGATAGTTATTTGGTGCAAGCTCTCAGGCACTAGACTCCAAAAATCCCAAACCATAGTCGCGTCTTTTAAGTTGGTTTTGGGGTGGCGTTTTTGGGTGTGGATAAAGTCGGGGAATTTTAAAGGGTCGCGGATAAAAAACACGGGGGTGTTGTTGCCCACAATGTCCCAATTGCCCTCCTCAGTGTAGAGTTTGAGCGCAAAGCCCCTAGGGTCGCGCTCGGCATCGGCTGAGCCCTTTTCGCCCGCCACAGTGGAGAAGCGCAAAAAGCAGGGGGTTTGTTTACCCACTTGGTTAAAAAGTTTGGCTTTGCTGTATTTGGTGATCTCGGTGCTGGTGATCGTCAAAGTCCCATAAGCCCCACTGCCCTTAGCATGCACCACGCGTTCAGGGATGCGCTCGCGATCAAAGTGGGCGAGTTTTTCTAAAAACCAAGTGTTTTGGAGCAATACCGGTCCCCTAGGTCCGGCGGTAAGTACATCTTGGTTAGATCCAATGGGTATGCCTGTGGCGTTGGTTAAAACAGTGTCTGACATTAAACATCCTTTCGTAATCTATGGATCTAAAGCGATGGGCTTAAGTCATAGGGAAAGAGTAGTATTTAAAAAGGCAAGTTTATCCGCATCTCTTGGATTTTAAGGAAGAAAGGCACTTTAAGACCCCCAAGCGTTACACCTAGTAACTTTGGGGATAAAAACTTAATGGTGGTGGTGTTTGTGTTCCTTACAACTGCAAGGTCCATCAACATCACAGTTGCACTTTCCATGGCAGCCACAACCTTTAGCAGAGAGACCACTTGCTTTAAATTGCGCCCGTGTCATTTTAGCAATCCTAGCTTTAATGGCCTCATGGATAGCCTGTCTACGTTTTTCAAACTCTTCCATGGTCATGTTCGCCGTGTTTTTATCTGCAGAGGCCTTAAGTTTCTCGTGAAACTTCTCTTTTTGCTCAGGTTTCATCTTTTGCATGCGTTTGTGAAGTTCCATTTTATAGTCTGGAACTTGATTTGGAACAACTTTACCAGCCATGTCAATGAGTTCCTGATCACTCTTACTTTCAAAGGGATTGGCGCTTGCAAATAGGCCATTACACAATCCAGCCACTATCAAAGCACCAATGCCAAGTTTTAATTTTGTTGTTGTCATAAAAACCCTTTCTTAACTATTCATGAGTGGCTGCAGGTTTTGCGCTAGCGGGGTGTGCGTGTTCGGCTTTGCTGCCATGCTCTTCGTGCTCTTCATGTTCGCCTTTATGCTCTTTTTTATGAGCGTGGTGTTCGCCCTTATGATGTTCGCCTTTTTTGGCGTGTTTGGGGTGGCACCACATTTTGTGGTCTTCACCTTTACAAACCTCAACTCCAGCTAAACCCATAGCTTTCATTTCTTGAGGTTTGTGCTCTTTTTTCATTTTATCAAGTTCTTCAGCCACTTCTTCACGCAACTTGCTAAAATCTTCTGCACCCATTTTGGCAAAGTTGGCTTTTGCGGTTTTTCTAACTTGGTATTTGAATTCTGCTTTCGCCTTTGCTGATTTCATCGCCTTTACGCGTTTAGCCACTTCAATTTTATAGTGGATCACATCTTCAGCATCGTGCATAGTGCCCGCTTTTTTAATGAAATCTTTATTGCTAAGCTTAGAAAAATCTTCCGCTGCATGCGCAACACCTAAAGCCAATAAACCCATTACAAAAATTTTTGCGAACTGACGCATAAACTACCTTTGTGGAATTTGTGGAATCAAAAACAGAGCCGATTCTACTCATTCTTAGTTGAATTTTAGCTTAATAGCATGCTTTTAAGCAATTTTGTATAGGGATTTGTACCTTAAATTAACCACAGCTACCAATATCCTTAAAAAAAGTTCTAGGAGACGGGGAGTGCATTCTAGTAGCGTGGAAAAACATGCAACGGGTGTCGGTGTTATGCAAATACCAATTGCTCAAATCCTGGTTAAAGTTCTTGGCGTAGGCAAACATTTTGTACATGTTGTGTACATGCTCTGTGTTCCAGTGGTTGAGGGGGTGGTTAAAGCTTTTAGCATAAAAAAACATTTTGCGCATGTCGGTTACATGACTGGTGTCCCACTTGTTTAATGGCTGATTAAAAGCGAAAGCCCCGTAAAAAAGATATGCCATGTTTTGCACATGGCTCACATCCCAATTTTCAATGGGCTGGTTGAAGGCAGTGGCGTATTTAAACATGCCTTGCAAATCTGTGACACTAGAGAGTTTCCAACGGGTAATGTTTCCATTAAATCCATAAGTTAGACTAAACATGTAGCTCATGGTGCGGACATGCTCCACATCCCAATGATTCAAGTTTTGGTTAAAGTCTTTACAGCCATAGAACATAAAACTCGTATCTTGCACATGTTGCATTTCCCAATCGTCCAAGGGTTGGTTAAAAGAAGCCAAAGCAAACATGCCCTTCATATTCGTGGCCTCGCTTGTGTCCCAACTGCTTAGAGGGACATCCACGACCCGCCCCATAAACATCGCCTCCATGTTTTTGACATGGCTTACATTCCATGTTTCAATACCATCTAAATTTGTGCGGCTACTGCCCGCTTGGCAATTCTCAAAAAGGTTTAGAATCTGGCTATATTCTTTATCTTGTTTAGCCCATAGAGTGCCGTTTTTAATGGGGAGTTGCTTTAAGCGGGTGTAGGTATTGCCCTTATCGCAAAATAAATAACTCATGTCCTCAATTAGACTCGTGTCGATGCTGGCTAAAGAAATATTAGGATTATTGACTAGAGCGACGAGCTCGGCTTTGGTCTGTGGGTAGTGTAGGTATTTTAAGACATTTGGCGGAGAAACGCTTTGTGTTTCTCGTTGCTTATCGTCTTGCAAGCCTTGTGCTTTTTTACTTTGGATTTTTGTGCCCTCTAAGGGCGTGCCTAAAAAAATCCCCTGTGTGTTCGCCCGCTCTAGGTTCTTCCATCGGCTGATATCTTGCTTGAAATGCATGGCGTTGGCAAACATGTAACTAAAGTTTTTAGGAGTTATGTGGCGTGTGCGGTTCCAATGAGATAGGGGTTGGTTAAAGGTTTTGGCATGGTAAAACATGTAGCTAAAATCCACCCCATTAGATGTGTTCCAACTATTAATGGGTTGGTTAAAGCGGATCGCGTTGGCAAACATGTAGCTAAAATCCACCCCATTAGATGTGTTCCAACTATTAATGGGTTGGTTAAAGCGGATCGCGTTGGCAAACATGTAGCTAAAGTTTTTCACCCGCGCAGTGTTCCAGTTTTGTAGGGGTTCGTTAAAATGCATCTGATTCATAAACATCCCCTCCATGTTTTCCACACGGCTCACATCCCACTTACCAATCCCCTTAAAATCCTCTCTATAAGATGTGCAAATGCCTTTTTTAGTTAAGGGGCCTTGCAGACAAAATAAATAGCTCATGTCCTTGACGTAATGGGTGTTGATTTGGGCAAGGGAGATCTTGGGGTTTTGTAAGAGAGCTTGTAAAGTGGCTTTGTCCTTGGGGACAAAGACCCGTGCCTTTAGAGCAACAGATCCTACAAAAAGACAAATAAAACAAACAAAAGTGCAGAAACGATACAATAAAAATACCCCCGAACAAGTTGCAAAAAACAAAAACCTTCCTGTATACTAACACAAAAAGTGTTAAAAGTCTAAACTCTAACTCTTTTGTGTGGAGTTAAAGATCGCCTTGTATGACTTATGCTATAGTTCAAAAGCTTATAACCGATTATAAGGCAACCGAAACAAAAGGAGTTGGTATGCGTTACTCTAAGTGTTCTTTGATGGTTCTGCCCGCTTTGGTTGGTTTCTTAAACGCTGAGGAGAGCGGTGTTTTTCTTGAGGGTGGTTACCAGCAGGGCAAGGCGCAGATACGAAGCACGGGTAAAGATGGCAAAACTACAACTTCCACCATAAGAGGCTTTGGTTTGCAAATTGGTTACCAAATGTTTGCAAATAAGTACTTTGGCTTTAAGGTTTATGGTCTCTTTGACTATGCCCACACAATGGGAATTAAATTTGCCAACAATGGCTATCCAGGGGGCAACCCCGTAGATTGTAAAATGCCTGGGAGCGAGCGCACGCCGCCTATGGGAGGAGCATCCGGGTGGAACACGCTCCAATGCTCTGTTAATGCCATGGGCGTTTTACAACAAATGGTGGGGAGCAACAAGCCCTTGCAACCTAACATGCTCACTTATGGCGTAGGGGCGGATTTAGTGGTGAATGCCATCAGCAATAAAATGATGGCTCTAGGCGTGATAGGGGGGATACAACTTGCCGGTAACTCTTGGCTTTTGGCCACGCCCGATTTCAGTGATGTAGCCTTGCGGTATGCTGGTGTAAATAAGAGCGCTACGGGCTTTCAGTTTCTCTTCAATGTGGGGGGAAGGTTGCGTATCTTAAAACACAGCAGCATTGAAGCGGGCATTAAATTTCCCATGATGCGTAAAAATCCTTTCTTACAAACTAAGAATGACGGAACGCTTTATATCCGCCGACTCTACTCTTGGTATGTTAACTACGCTTTCACCTTTTAGCGCACATAGGCAGGTTGGATGAGGGGAAGTTCTTCACCTTCAAAGTCTACTTTTAACATGATTTGGTAGTGCCCTTTTAGGGGGAGATTAAAGGGGGGCAATAAACAAGTGCTCTCTTTCTCTTGCGTGGTGCATGGGATTTTGCCAAGGTCTAGGGTTTTTTGTTTTGTCCTTAGCACCGCCACGCTAAAAGTGGGAACTAGGGCTTTGGGGTCTTTGCGTTGCACTTGTAAGCTTAGGTTATTGTGCCGATTGGAGAGCCAAAGCAAAGGGGTGTTTTGGTTGATGTAAAAAGGAAAGAGCGGTTCAAGTTTTTGGTTGCCATTCACTAGCTCAAGGCTGTAGGCTTGCCTAAAGGCGTTGTAAGTGGAGAGCATGCCATTGATGTGGCTATCAGTGTAGGTGTGCTGGTGCAAATAAGAATTGTCGCTTTGGGGGGTGTATTTGATCGCCACGACCACCAAAGCGACAACTAAGCTCAAACCGATGAGCAGAATAGACAAAATGCCTAGGGGCCAATAATTTTTTTCTTCAGTTTCCATGTTTTCTTACTCCAAAGAAGTAACCATAAAAGAAAAGTGCCAAGAGCGAGCATAAGAGAATGTAGAGCGTGGTCTTTGTAACGCTGTTGGCATACTCTTCTTTGATGTTGCTTGCTAGGGTGATGTGGTGTTTGCGTGCGATCGCATCTGCCATGTAGGTGTAGCCATTGAGCAGTGCAAAGGAAAAGCGGGCGTTGTTTTTGGCCATGTCCTTGCCCCACTCTTTGGGTAAAAAGGGGGCGATATGTTCAAAAAAAATTTGGTCTGTGGAGATTAAATCCTTGGGGTTAGACAGAATGTCGATTTTTTGTGCCCTAAAGTGAGCAAAAAGGGCGATGAAAGGGGGGTGCAGGGTTTTTAACTTAGCTTGTTGGTAAGCTAGACGCCCGGCTTTATCCAGCGTGTCGGGGCTGTCTTTTAAAAACAACATAAAAGAAACTCCCGTTTTGTCAAATAATTCGCTAGACACCTGTTGCACGAGCCCCGCACTCTTGGTAACTAAATGCCCCGCTTCGTTGTCCAGCACGAAACTTTGGGCGTGCAAAAAGCCCGCCAAAAGCAGGCAAGCCCTAAGAAGTTTCACACGGCAAAGAGAAAGGGGCGGGCGAAGTAAAGCACCACTGTGATGACAAATAAAATGATCAAGAAAAGACCTAGTAATTTTTCCATTCCCGTAAACATCGCTATTTCTCCACTTTATAAAACTCATGCTTGTTGCCAAACATTTGTAGACTCTTGGTGTCTAGCTTGTAGTAGTGGGTGGACTCTTCTTGTTGGATGTGCACGGCTTTAAAACCAAAGAACGCCACCGCCACCAAGAGCACCACCACCACGATCAAATTACCTAAAATCCCATTCAAGCCAAATAATCCGTTCATCACTCATCTCCTTGTAAGGATTGGATATAAGTTGCCAACGCCTTCACTTGTGTGGGGCTAAAGTGGCGGTAAGCAAAGCTGGGCATTTCGCCGATGTGCCCCTTTTTGCCTTTATCAAGCACTTCTTGTAAAAGGGCTGGAGTTCCATAGTGGGTTAGATCCGCTGCCATGCCCGCTTGCCCCTTGCCATCAGCCCCGTGGCAACTCGCACAAGTGCTTTGGAAAATGGTCTGCCCTTTTTGGACTAATTTGGGGTATTTGGTGTGGTGCAGGGCAGAGATGTCTGCCATGACATAACTAGCCACCGCTTTAGAGTCCTCAGCATTAAGACCCATGGGGGGCATTTCACCGGCTTGATAACCTAAGCCCACTGAGCCCTGTGCGATCACTTCCTCAATGCCTGCCTCTTTGCCCCATTTGGCAAGATTTCTAGCGGTGTTGTTAAGCCCCGTGGCCTCTAAACCGTGGCATTGCGAGCATTGCACTAAAAAGATGCCCTGCCCCATTTGCTCCAAATCCTTATCTTTGAGGTTTTGCCACTTGGCTTCAAAGTTTTTATTATAGGCGGCGAGCTCTTTATTGTACTCCCCGATTTGCGAGTAACTCGACATGGGATAACCCATAAAGATATACCAAAGCCCCCATACGATGAAAACTAAAAAACTCACCACCCAACCCATGGGGATGTTGTTAAGAAACTCCCCGATGCCGTCATAGCTGTGATCCTTACCCCCGTAAAGCTCGCCATCTGCCTTGCTCTCGCGCATCGCTTTAAACAGAGAGGAGCTCATGCTAAGCGTGGCGACCAAAATCACAAGGGCTGCCACTAATGTGAACAAATTAATGTGATCCTTTAAAATATTCATCTTTAGCCTTTCTTATGGGATAAGTGCCGGGGTTCAATGGGCGTGTCGTTTAGCTCATCTTGCAAGGCGAGTTGGCTGTAACGCTCGTAATCGGTGATCCCCTTTTTGTCCTTGACATACATGGACACGATGTAAAAGTATAAAAAGAGCGTGAATAAGACCGTGAAAAAGGCGTAGGCAAAGCCTCTTAAGGTGTCAATGTCCATCTATTGCCCCTTTGCACTAGCTTTTGGGGCCTCAATGCGTCCTTGCCCCAAGCTATTTAAATAGGCGATCAGAGCCACAATCTCTTTAACCCGTCCCTCTTTTAAAGCGGCTTTAATTTCGGGGTCTTGCATGTGATCCACAATGCCCTTAGCTTCCTCTAAGAAAAGTTTTTTTGCCTTTTGCATGTCGCCCAGCTGCACGCCGCCGGGTTTGTCGTAAGGCACATTAAAGACTTCTTTTTGGGTGTAAGCTTCAGCAAAGGCAGTGTTAAAGTCGGCATCCTTTTTAAAGAGGTGCTTATAAGCGGGCATGATGCTACCGGGCACCACGCTGGTGGGATCTAGCATGTGTTTTTCATGCCACGCAGTGGTGCGCACATCGCCCACGCGGTGCAAATCAGGACCAATGCGCCGAGACCCCCACAAGAAAGGGCGATCGTAGGCGTATTCTCCACTTAGGCTATAAGCCCCATAGCGTTGCACTTCAGCTTGAAAGGGGCGGATGAGTTGGGAATGGCAGTTGTAGCACCCCTCATTGATATACACCTGCCGCCCGGCGGTTTCTAAAATCGTGTAAGGCTTTAGCCCCTCAATGGGGCGGGCGGATTTAAAGAAGTTAGGCAAAATCTCCACCACACCTGCCACCGCAAAGGCGACTACAAAGGCGAGCGTGAAAAAGAATGGGTTTTTTTCTAAGAAAGTAAACATCTGCGCTCCTTAGCGTAAGCCCATGGGCGTGGCGTAGGCGGGTTCTTTTTCTAAAACTCTGCCTTTTTGGATCGTCATCACCACATTGTAAAGGAAAATGAAGAACCCGATGAGATACAAGCTGCCTCCAAAACCGCGGATCACATAGTAGGGGATCAACACCCGCACGGTGTCGACAAACTGATAGACCAAGTTGCCGTATTGATCCACATCGCGCCACATCATCCCTTGCGTGATTCCC is a genomic window of Helicobacter sp. NHP19-012 containing:
- a CDS encoding catalase; translation: MSDTVLTNATGIPIGSNQDVLTAGPRGPVLLQNTWFLEKLAHFDRERIPERVVHAKGSGAYGTLTITSTEITKYSKAKLFNQVGKQTPCFLRFSTVAGEKGSADAERDPRGFALKLYTEEGNWDIVGNNTPVFFIRDPLKFPDFIHTQKRHPKTNLKDATMVWDFWSLVPESLHQITILMSDRGIPRSYRHMNGYGSHTFSLINEKDERFWVKFHFKTLQGIKNLTSQEAAKIRMHDMDSHQRDLFEAIENKDFPKWRFCVQIMPESDAKNYKFHPFDVTKVWSHKDYPLIEVGILELNKNPENYFAEVEQSAFNPAHVIPGVGYSPDRMLQGRLFAYGDTQRYRLGINHSQLPVNAPKCPFATSSRDGFMTNGHYGVMRNYEPSSLPGYKEAPHAKEPKLELAKLTDEMAVYAYNFRDCDSDYYTQPGNLFRLMPKDEQERTCQNVADAMQGVPNDIISRQLEHFKKADAHYGQRIQELLQKR
- a CDS encoding DUF1104 domain-containing protein, coding for MTTTKLKLGIGALIVAGLCNGLFASANPFESKSDQELIDMAGKVVPNQVPDYKMELHKRMQKMKPEQKEKFHEKLKASADKNTANMTMEEFEKRRQAIHEAIKARIAKMTRAQFKASGLSAKGCGCHGKCNCDVDGPCSCKEHKHHHH
- a CDS encoding DUF1104 domain-containing protein, which encodes MALGVAHAAEDFSKLSNKDFIKKAGTMHDAEDVIHYKIEVAKRVKAMKSAKAKAEFKYQVRKTAKANFAKMGAEDFSKLREEVAEELDKMKKEHKPQEMKAMGLAGVEVCKGEDHKMWCHPKHAKKGEHHKGEHHAHKKEHKGEHEEHEEHGSKAEHAHPASAKPAATHE
- a CDS encoding BspA family leucine-rich repeat surface protein, whose amino-acid sequence is MSYLFCLQGPLTKKGICTSYREDFKGIGKWDVSRVENMEGMFMNQMHFNEPLQNWNTARVKNFSYMFANAIRFNQPINSWNTSNGVDFSYMFANAIRFNQPINSWNTSNGVDFSYMFYHAKTFNQPLSHWNRTRHITPKNFSYMFANAMHFKQDISRWKNLERANTQGIFLGTPLEGTKIQSKKAQGLQDDKQRETQSVSPPNVLKYLHYPQTKAELVALVNNPNISLASIDTSLIEDMSYLFCDKGNTYTRLKQLPIKNGTLWAKQDKEYSQILNLFENCQAGSSRTNLDGIETWNVSHVKNMEAMFMGRVVDVPLSSWDTSEATNMKGMFALASFNQPLDDWEMQHVQDTSFMFYGCKDFNQNLNHWDVEHVRTMSYMFSLTYGFNGNITRWKLSSVTDLQGMFKYATAFNQPIENWDVSHVQNMAYLFYGAFAFNQPLNKWDTSHVTDMRKMFFYAKSFNHPLNHWNTEHVHNMYKMFAYAKNFNQDLSNWYLHNTDTRCMFFHATRMHSPSPRTFFKDIGSCG
- a CDS encoding outer membrane protein; protein product: MRYSKCSLMVLPALVGFLNAEESGVFLEGGYQQGKAQIRSTGKDGKTTTSTIRGFGLQIGYQMFANKYFGFKVYGLFDYAHTMGIKFANNGYPGGNPVDCKMPGSERTPPMGGASGWNTLQCSVNAMGVLQQMVGSNKPLQPNMLTYGVGADLVVNAISNKMMALGVIGGIQLAGNSWLLATPDFSDVALRYAGVNKSATGFQFLFNVGGRLRILKHSSIEAGIKFPMMRKNPFLQTKNDGTLYIRRLYSWYVNYAFTF
- a CDS encoding DUF4006 family protein codes for the protein MNGLFGLNGILGNLIVVVVLLVAVAFFGFKAVHIQQEESTHYYKLDTKSLQMFGNKHEFYKVEK
- the ccoP gene encoding cytochrome-c oxidase, cbb3-type subunit III, yielding MNILKDHINLFTLVAALVILVATLSMSSSLFKAMRESKADGELYGGKDHSYDGIGEFLNNIPMGWVVSFLVFIVWGLWYIFMGYPMSSYSQIGEYNKELAAYNKNFEAKWQNLKDKDLEQMGQGIFLVQCSQCHGLEATGLNNTARNLAKWGKEAGIEEVIAQGSVGLGYQAGEMPPMGLNAEDSKAVASYVMADISALHHTKYPKLVQKGQTIFQSTCASCHGADGKGQAGMAADLTHYGTPALLQEVLDKGKKGHIGEMPSFAYRHFSPTQVKALATYIQSLQGDE
- a CDS encoding cytochrome c oxidase, cbb3-type, CcoQ subunit gives rise to the protein MDIDTLRGFAYAFFTVLFTLFLYFYIVSMYVKDKKGITDYERYSQLALQDELNDTPIEPRHLSHKKG
- the ccoO gene encoding cytochrome-c oxidase, cbb3-type subunit II; the encoded protein is MFTFLEKNPFFFTLAFVVAFAVAGVVEILPNFFKSARPIEGLKPYTILETAGRQVYINEGCYNCHSQLIRPFQAEVQRYGAYSLSGEYAYDRPFLWGSRRIGPDLHRVGDVRTTAWHEKHMLDPTSVVPGSIMPAYKHLFKKDADFNTAFAEAYTQKEVFNVPYDKPGGVQLGDMQKAKKLFLEEAKGIVDHMQDPEIKAALKEGRVKEIVALIAYLNSLGQGRIEAPKASAKGQ